A single bacterium DNA region contains:
- a CDS encoding cytidine deaminase — MSGCEELKIRATEAMAKAYAPYSSYHVGAALLTRSGKIYSGCNVENASFGASICAERVAIFKAVSEGEAEFAAMAITAQEDPDVVPCGICRQVLWELAGDIDLLLGSGDSAKVVKLSSLYPEPFKKA; from the coding sequence ATGAGCGGATGCGAAGAGCTGAAAATTCGGGCAACCGAGGCCATGGCCAAAGCCTATGCGCCATATTCCTCCTATCATGTCGGAGCGGCCCTGCTGACCCGCAGCGGAAAGATCTACAGCGGCTGCAATGTCGAGAACGCCAGCTTCGGCGCCTCGATCTGCGCCGAGCGGGTGGCGATCTTCAAGGCGGTCAGCGAAGGCGAGGCTGAATTCGCGGCGATGGCGATCACCGCCCAGGAAGATCCCGACGTGGTCCCTTGCGGAATTTGCCGCCAAGTCCTCTGGGAGTTGGCGGGCGACATCGATCTTTTGCTCGGCTCGGGCGACAGCGCCAAAGTCGTCAAGCTGAGCTCACTCTATCCGGAACCATTCAAGAAGGCCTGA